From one Montipora capricornis isolate CH-2021 chromosome 10, ASM3666992v2, whole genome shotgun sequence genomic stretch:
- the LOC138019984 gene encoding protein aurora borealis-like, translating into MIKRKFSVGKRSMVDSVSTLSSLELTRNPFDSSQERVNCPGFSPSMFRKQETPSSQKKTKAFRWSIEQISRLNPADIDEFPHQEYSSTFDREEDEIQVQKAIDEYFSQSSIVPSPWTPTYSAKHVKFSPLPPATAYIEAISSAESSYSSPNSSGCKAKADVSTQTKLSFPPYFDLQSLIDQSYYNQDGLNGSRDISLTTLRRKLFDQAGIETGTDQCKLDPPTNIKSILKSPKSPILITSSPVSERSTPMYSKHRSSTTSTISSPNMSPIKPMLSVLETPSRKRLSVSRQTLSPMECSTNGFNSSGIEVMGDALPDISPIKMDRGDNFAQKMDIFNDAEDVENANNSVDDGGPLEVSALSTEDNFSHHDAKEKEESDNEMAPGITMEDLACDVDFMRDDSGDKGSNSSKVKIEVSSPKENSVDEKPFQSVVDGSIGTRMSAEHFKAPKEIRIDGEDVDSNHNHSKFSGVIEDKQSKLGKETFGNSHDQAIRKAWQTSDYRSIGSPMKDCHFCERDEDIIVMRARAALRRANRHSSMDNSLSLSDLSLNRSSAWEPIRMSTPLVPQDSLEYTNNQYYADGDGNLGYSSASRSHDHFDAFFGRESWHRERGQDMTSHHYHHSISTKPVSAVEDIIRQRKVQKKLEGKYGLSSSWRKSSSPLYESKWRLSRTHPMSHLEWKALYWRPPSQPNHWRDKHWYSTDPFEADLARLSGPPRPISSKLIHGSRRLSPPVNFPPAKVPRAVFTGYVSKMPIPYYQDSSDSGYSDWQQSTGQWEGTMRGHHSLLGTPRAGIRYY; encoded by the exons ATGATCAAAAGGAAATTCTCTGTAG gaaAGCGCAGTATGGTAGACAGCGTGTCCACGTTATCGTCTTTAGAACTCACTCGAAATCCGTTCGATAGCAGTCAAGAGCGCGTGAACTGTCCGGGTTTCAGTCCTTCCATGTTCCGCAAGCAGGAAACCCCTTCAAGTCAAAAG AAAACGAAAGCCTTCAGATGGTCCATAGAGCAGATTTCCCGCCTG AATCCAGCTGATATTGATGAATTCCCACACCAAGAGTATAGCAGTACATTTGACAG GGAAGAAGATGAAATTCAGGTCCAGAAGGCCATAGATGAA TATTTCTCACAAAGTTCCATTGTCCCATCTCCATGGACACCAACCTATTCAGCTAAACATGTCAAATTTTCTCCCCTACCACCAGCTACTGCTt ACATTGAAGCAATAAGTTCGGCAGAGTCTTCATATTCATCTCCCAACTCATCTGGCTGCAAGGCTAAAGCAGATG taagcACCCAAACAAAGCTTTCTTTCCCACCTTACTTTGATCTACAGAGTCTCATTG ACCAGTCTTATTACAACCAGGATGGACTAAATGGCAGCAGGGATATTTCATTGACAACACTACGGAGAAAGCTGTTTGATCAAGCAGGAATCGAAACTGGAACAGACCAGTGTAAACTGGACCCACCAACAAACATAAA ATCCATCTTAAAGAGTCCAAAAAGTCCTATTTTG ATAACATCAAGCCCAGTGTCAGAGCGATCCACACCAATGTATTCCAAGCACAGAAGCTCCACTACAAGCACCATCTCAAGTCCAAACATGTCTCCAATCAAGCCAATGCTATCTGTCCTAGAGACACCCTCACGCAAAAGGCTTTCTGTGTCAAGACAAACTCTTAGCCCAATGGAATGCTCAACAAATGGCTTTAATTCATCTGGAATCGAAGTTATGGGAGATGCCCTGCCGGATATATCACCAATAAAAATGGACAGAGGCGACAACTTCGCTCAGAAAATGGATATTTTCAATG ATGCTGAGGATGTAGAAAATGCAAATAATTCTGTTGATGATGGAGGTCCTTTGGAGGTTTCAGCGCTCTCTACGGAAGATAATTTTAGTCACCATGATGCCAAGGAGAAGGAAGAAAGTGATAATGAGATGGCTCCTGGGATCACGATGGAAGATTTGGCCTGTGATGTAGATTTTATGCGAGATGATAGTGGAGATAAAGGAAGTAATTCTTCCAAGGTTAAGATTGAAGTGTCAAGTCCAAAGGAAAATTCAGTTGATGAGAAGCCCTTTCAAAGTGTTGTTGATGGTAGCATTGGAACACGCATGTCTGCTGAACACTTCAAAGCACCAAAGGAAATCAGAATTGACGGTGAAGACGTTGACTCAAACCACAACCACAGTAAATTTAGTGGGGTTATTGAAGATAAACAATCCAAGCTAGGAAAAGAAACATTTGGGAATTCCCATGACCAGGCAATTAGGAAAGCCTGGCAAACAAGTGATTATCGCAGTATAGGAAGCCCTATGAAAGACTGTCATTTCTGTGAACGTGATGAGGATATTATTGTGATGCGTGCAAGAGCAGCACTAAGACGAGCCAATAGGCATTCTTCAATGGATAACAGTCTATCACTGTCTGATTTGAGTTTGAACAGATCATCTGCATGGGAGCCTATTCGAATGTCAACACCACTTGTTCCCCAAGACTCTCTGGAATACACTAATAACCAATATTATGCTGATGGGGATGGTAACTTAGGGTACAGTTCAGCTAGTAGATCACATGATCACTTTGATGCTTTCTTTGGTAGAGAGTCTTGGCATAGAGAAAGAGGTCAAGACATGACTtctcatcattatcatcacagTATTTCAACAAAACCAGTGTCTGCTGTAGAGGACATAATACGTCAAAGGAAAGTGCAAAAGAAACTTGAAG GAAAGTATGGATTGTCATCTTCGTGGAGAAAGTCAAGTTCCCCCTTGTATGAAAGCAAATGGCGTCTTTCTCGTACTCATCCCATGTCTCATTTGGAATGGAAAGCTCTTTATTGGAGGCCACCATCACAGCCTAATCATTGGAGAGATAAGCACTGGTATAGCACAGATCCTTTTGAAGCAGACCTCGCAAG GTTGTCTGGTCCTCCTCGGCCTATCTCTTCTAAGTTGATACATGGATCACGTCGACTTTCCCCACCTGTGAACTTTCCACCAGCAAAGGTACCCAGAGCAGTCTTTACAGGATATGTTTCGAAGATGCCAATACCCTACTATCAAGACAGCAGTGACAGTGGTTACTCTGATTGGCAACAAAGTACAGGCCAGTGGGAAGGCACAATGAGAGGTCACCACAGTTTACTAGGTACCCCTAGGGCAGGGATAAGGTATTACTAG
- the LOC138022162 gene encoding mitotic-spindle organizing protein 1-like, which yields MVEGEGANSQISSTREAMEALVEISKLLNTGLDPESLAICVKLCEAGVNPEALASVVQELRREAAALQQTQDST from the exons ATGGTGGAAGGCGAGGGGGCAAATTCCCAAATTTCTTCTACAAGGGAAGCTATGGAAG CCTTGGTAGAGATTTCGAAGTTACTCAATACAGGCTTGGATCCAGAATCTTTAGCCATCTGTGTCAAGTTATGTGAAGCAGGAGTGAATCCTGAGGCACTAGCATCTGTGGTACAAGAGCTTCGAAGAGAGGCTGCAGCTCTTCAG cAGACACAAGATAGTACATAG
- the LOC138022161 gene encoding 3-ketoacyl-CoA thiolase, mitochondrial-like produces the protein MAGLLRPVYIVAAKRTAFGAFGGKLKGISATVLGQHAAEAAMSAGNVDPATVDSSVFGNVIQSASDAAYIARHIALKSGIPVTTPGITVNRLCGSGFQAIVTAAQEIQLGESDVVLCGGSENMSQAPYALRDARFGTRLGLDLKLEDTLWQGLTDFHVKLPMGVTGENLAEKYNITRQDCDEFALLSQKRWGEAQENGRFAEEIVPVSVKGKKGPEEFKVDEHPKPNSTMENLAKLPPVFKKDGTITAANASGICDGAAALIVVSEKALKEHNLTPLARIVSYAVSGVEPSIMGIGPVPAIKAALKKSGKSLQDMKLIEVNEAFAPQFLAVQKELELDMDKTNTNGGAIALGHPVGTSGARITGHLVHELRRRGDDYAIGSACIGGGQGIAVVLENTQ, from the exons ATGGCTGGTCTTTTGCGTCCAGTGTACATCGTGGCTGCTAAAAGAACTGCTTTTGGTGCTTTTGGAGGGAAATTAAAAGGAATCAGTGCAACTGTCCTTGGACAACACGCAGCAGAAGCTGCAATGTCTGCCGGAAATGTTGATCCAGCCACTGTGGACTCATCTGTATTCGGCAACGTCATTCAG AGTGCTAGTGATGCAGCATACATTGCTCGTCATATTGCCCTTAAAAGTGGCATTCCAGTTACAACTCCAGGAATAACTGTGAACAGGTTGTGTGGCTCTGGATTCCAGGCCATTGTAACAGCAGCGCAAGAGATTCAGCTGGGAGAGAGTGATGTTGTTTTGTGTGGTGGGTCAGAAAATATGAGTCAAGCACCATATGCTTTGAGAGACGCTAGGTTTGGCACACGCCTGGGACTTGACTTGAAG TTAGAAGACACTCTGTGGCAAGGTTTGACAGATTTCCATGTAAAATTGCCCATGGGTGTTACTGGTGAAAATCTTGCTGAAAAATATAACATAACACGACAGGACTGTGATGAGTTTGCTCTCTTGTCACAAAAGAGATGGGGTGAAG CTCAGGAGAATGGCCGATTTGCGGAAGAGATTGTTCCTGTATCAGTCAAAGGCAAGAAAGGCCCTGAGGAATTTAAAGTTGACGAGCATCCAAAACCAAACAGCACCATGGAAAATTTGGCAAAGTTACCACCGGTCTTTAAGAAAGATGGAACTATCACTGCTGCTAATGCTTCG GGAATTTGTGATGGAGCTGCTGCTCTCATTGTTGTCAGCGAGAAAGCCCTGAAGGAACATAACTTGACTCCTTTGGCCAGGATTGTCTCGTATGCTGTTTCTGGTGTGGAACCATCAATCATGGGAATCGGCCCTGTTCCAGCAATAAAGGCAGCTCTTAAGAAATCTGGCAAAAGTCTTCAAGATATGAAGCTTATTGAG GTGAATGAAGCTTTTGCTCCACAGTTTCTAGCAGTTCAAAAGGAGCTTGAGTTGGATATGGATAAAACAAATACTAATGGTGGAGCCATAGCTCTTGGTCATCCAGTAGGAACCTCTGGAGCAAGAATTACAGGACACTTGGTGCATGAACTGCGACGAAGAGGAGATGATTATGCCATTGGTTCAGCTTGTATTGGAGGGGGGCAGGGAATAGCCGTTGTTCTTGAAAATACACAGTAG